The DNA segment CGCGACGTGGTCGGCCTGGCCATGGCCAACAGCAGCGAGTTCGATCCGAGCACCGAGCATCCCGTCATCGACCTCATGCGCGACCAGCGCCACATCGAACTGATGGGCGGTACCATGCGCCTGGGCGCCTATCCTTGCGTGCTGAAGGAAGGCAGTCTGGCGGCCCGCTGTTACGGCGTGGCGCAGATCAGCGAACGACACCGGCACCGCTACGAGGTGAACAACGATTACCGCGACCGCTTCGCCGAACACGGCGTGGTCTTCTCGGGCACGTCGCCCGGCGGCGAACTGGTGGAGATCATCGAATTGCCTTCGCATCCGTTCTACCTGGCTGTGCAGTTCCACCCCGAACTGAAGTCGCGGCCCAATCGTCCGCATCCCATCTTCGAGGCCTTTGTCGCCGCGGCCATCGCGCACGAGCGCGGCGGGAAGGATGTCGCCGCGGCGTCATAGGAGTGTTCATGGGAAACGTCGAAGTCGCGGGTCACCAGATCGGTCCAGGACGCTCCCTCTTCGTGATCGCGGGGCCCTGCGTGCTCGAGGACGCGGACGAGATGCTGCGTCTCGCGGGCGACGTGTCCGCCGCGTGCCGCGACGCGGGCTTGGGCGTCTGTTTCAAGTCCAGCTACACCAAGGACAACCGCACCAGCGGCGGCTCGCCGCGCGGGCCCGGCCGCGAGGAGGGGCTGCGGCTCCTGCAGCGGATCAAGGACGCTCACGGCCTGCCGATCTTGACGGACATCCACCATCCAGAGGACGCCGCTGTCGTGGCCGAGGTGGCTGACATCCTGCAGATTCCGGCCTTCCTCTGCCGCCAGAGCTCCTTGCTGGAGGCCGCCGCGGCGGCCGGGCGGGTGGTGAACGTAAAGAAGGGCCAGTTCCTCGCTCCCGGTGACATGGAGCACGTGGCGGGCAAGCTGCGTGTCGCCGGCTGCGAGCGGATCCTGGCCACCGAGCGCGGCACCTTCTTCGGCTATCGCGATCTCGTCGTGGATTTCCGCGGGCACCAGATCATGCACGCGCTCGGCCTGCCCGTGGTCTTCGACGCCACACACTCGGTGCAGTCGCCCGGGAGTTCGGCTGGCGCCACCGGCGGCAAGCCCGAACTCATCCCGTTGTTGATGCGCTGCGGCCTGGCGGCGGGCGCCGACGCCGTCTTCGTGGAGACCCACCACGAACCGGCGCGCGCCCTGAGCGACGCCGGCAGCCAGTTGCCCTTCGCGCGTTTCGCGCCGCTGATCGACCAGGCGAAACGCTACCGCGAGCTGTACCTGGAGATGACCTCATGACGACGGGTGATTGGCCCCCCCGTCCCACCGGGGATTACAGGCGGGAAGCGTCGCGCCGCCTGGCGGACGGGTTGCTGGAAACGTTCGCGCGGGTGAAGGCCATCGTCCTGGACTGCGACGGTGTTATGACCAGCGGGGAGCTGATCTACGGCCCGCAGGGGGAGGCGTTGAAGGCCTTCCACGCCCGCGACGGGCTCGGGCTGGTCCTGGCGCGGACCGCCGGCATCAAGCTGGGGCTGCTCACGGGTCGCGCCAGCGCCATCGCCGCCCGGCGCGCCGCGGAACTGCGCTTCGACGCGGTGAAGCTCGGCCGTTTCGACAAGCGGTGCGCCCTGACCGAGATCATGCGGGAGTTCTCCCTGCCGGCGGCGCGGATCCTGTACATGGGCGACGATCTCATCGACATTCCCGTCCTCGACCTGGTTGGGCTGCCCGTCACCGTCCCGGAGGCTCCGGCCGATGTGCGCGATCGCTGCCGTTACGTGACAGACGCGGCGGGTGGCGCGGGCGCGGTGCGCGAGGTGACCGATCTGGTACTGATGAGCCAGGGCCTGCTGGGCGACACCCTGGCGCGACTGGCCGAAACGGCCTGGTCGCCCGGCGAGGAGAAGCCATGATGCACGACGCCGACGTACCGCGTCCGGACGCGGAGATACTCGACATCGGCCGCGAGGTGTTCGCGCAGCAAGCGCGCGAGCTGAGCGCTCTCGGCGACAGGCTGGGCCCGTCCTTTTTGGCGGCCGTGCGCACCATGCAGAACTGCGACGGCCGCGTGATCGTGACGGGACTGGGGAAGTCGGGAATCGTGGCGCGCAAGCTGGCCGCCACGCTGACCGCCACCGGCACGCCGGCACATTTCATACATCCGGTGGAGGCCATCCACGGCGATCTGGGCGTCGCGGGTTCGGGAGATGTCATGCTGGCCATCTCGCGCAGCGGCGAAAACCCGGAAGTGACGCAGCTCGCCGGGCTCGCCCGTCATTTCGGCATGGTGATGATCGCGTTGACGGGGCGCATGGATTCGCAGCTGGCCCGGCTCAGCGACATCGTGATCCCCTGCGGCGTCTCGCGCGAAGCCTGTCCCCTGAACCTGACCCCGACCACCAGCGCCACCGCCGCCATGGTCACCGGGGACGCCATCGCGCTCGCCCTGCTCACGCTGCGCGGTTTCGACGAGCGGGACTTCGCCGTCTATCACCCCGGCGGCGTCCTGGGGCGTTCGCTGCTCCTGCGCGTCGGCGAGTTGATGCATACCGGAGAAGAGATGCCGCTGGTGGGCCTGGAAGCGAGTCTGCGCGAATGTCTGCCGGAACTGGTGGGCAAACGGCTGGGCTGCGCGTGCGTGGTGCGCGGCGACGGCACCCTGGCCGGCATCTGCGCGGACGGCGACGTCAAGCGCATCCTGCTCGAATACGACGACCCGCTGGAGAAGCCGGTTTCCGAGTTGATGACGCCCGATCCCGAGACCATCGGCGCCGACGACTTGGCCGTCGTCGCCCTGCGGCGCATGGAGGAACGAAAGCAGGGGCCGATCACGGTGCTGGTCGTCGTCGACACCGACGGCAAGCCCGTGGGACTGCTGCATATCCATGACATCCTGCGCGCGGGCATCTATGGCCGGGGATCCGTGGACGAATCATCCCGGTAAAGCTTAACTGGCTGGAAAAGAAGACGATGCAGAGAGTATGGCATGTCTTGACGGGCCGCTCCGGCTGATGTTACCTGTACGTATGGTCCCGGACGAGGTGTCGCCCGTCAAACGCAGGTTCCGCCGCGCGTGCTACCATCGACTGGCCGTGTGCTTGTCGTGGGCCGTGCGTCGCTTGCCGACCGGCGCGGGCCGGCGGCTCTGCACGGCGCTCGTGCAGGCGGGATTGAGGCTGCGGAACCGGGAGCGAGAGAGGGCGCGCGCGAACCTGCGCCTGGTCTTTCCGGAACTGGCGGATACCGACCGTGAACGCCTGCTCGGTCGCTCGGCCGCAGCCCTGGGGGCCAACCTCTTCGACGCCTTGACGCTCGACCGGTGGCATGCACGGGATTACGAGGGCGTGAGCGAGGACGGGGCCATGGCCGCGCTGCGGGACCTGCGGGCGCGCGGCCGCGGCGTGCTGGTCCTGACGGGTCATTTCGGGTGCTGGGAACTGCTGGGCGGCTATCTGGCCCGGGGTCTGGCTGGGTTGACGGTCGTGACCGGCACCATCCACAACCCGCCGGTGGACCGCCTGGTGAACGACTGGCGCCGGGGCGTGGGCCTGACGCCCGTGCCGCGCGAGGGCGGTCTCAGGCCGTTGTTGCAATGTCTGCGCGGGGGCGGCGTCGCGGCGGTGCTCCTGGACCAGCACACGCGCGTGGAGAACGTGATGGTTCCTTTCTGTGGATTCCCGGCGCCCACGCCGGTGGGATTCGCCAGGTTGGCCCTGAAGCTGGGGACGCCCGTGCTGCCGGTGGTCATCGGCCGCAGGGGATCCGGGCACAGGGTGACGCATCTGCCGCCGCTGGAACCCGGCGATTACGTCGGCGCCGGGGCGGTGGAGGATTTCCTCGCGGACTGCAACGCCGCGCTCGAAACGTGCCTGCGGCGGAACCCGGCCGAGTGGGTCTGGTTCCATGCACGTTGGCACGTTGCCTCGAAACCAGGCGGGAGTGAACCGGATTGACGCACATCATCGACATGCTCTTCTCGACCCCGCTGCGCCCGGCGGCCCTGGCCGCGGCGCTCATCCTCTGCGTCGGCCTCGCCGGTTGCACCGACAACGAACGGGTGGCCGCGACCGGGGAGCTGTCGGCAGACCTGCCCGACCAGGAGCTGTTCAACACCACCATCTACGATTCGAAGGAGGGCATGCGGCGTTGGATCCTCCAGAGCGACCGCCTGGCCCGTTATAACGACCAGGACGAGGCCCAGCTCTTCGGCGTGCACATGGATTTCTACCGGGCCAACGGCCTGTTCTCCACGCTGACCTCCCTGCGGGGCCGCGCCAACCTGAAGACCAACGACCTCTTCGCCTGGGGTGAAGTGGTCGTGGTGACCCGGGACGGGCGCCGCCTGGAGACCGAGGAGCTGGACTACGACGATGCCACGGGCCTGATCAGCAACGAGGTGTTCAACCGTTTCACCCGCGGCGACAACGTCATGACGGGCATCGGCATGGAGGCGACCCCGGAACTGGATCGTTTCGAGCTGAAGCAGTCGGTCGAGGCCACGATCTTCGACGAGGAACCGGTCACCGGGGAGATCGACCGTGAATGACCCCGCGAGCCCCGGCGGCAAGCTGGTCCTGGCGGGACGGGGGTTGCGCAAGGTCTACCGCGGTCGTGCGGTGGTCGACGACGTCGAACTGGAGTTCCGCGAGGGCGAGGTCACGGGGCTGCTGGGACCGAACGGCGCCGGCAAGACCACGACCTTCTATATCATCGTCGGTTTCATCCGGCCGGAGCAGGGAACGGTCAGCCTCGGGGGCGAGGACATCTCGAGGCTGCCCATGTACAAGCGGGCCCGCAAGGGGATCGGCTACCTGCCCCAGGAATCGTCCATCTTCCGCCGCCTGACGGTGGAAGAGAACCTGATGGCGATCCTCCAGACGCTGCCCCTGAAGAAGGCCGAGCGCGTCGAGCGCATGGACGAGCTGCTCGAGGAGATGGGGATCACCCACATCCGGCGCAGCCGCGGCTATCAGCTCTCCGGCGGGGAGCGGCGGCGCGTCGAGATCGCGCGCGCCCTGGTGACGCGTCCCCGTTTCATGCTCCTGGACGAACCGTTCGCCGGCATCGATCCGATCGCGGTGGCGGATCTCCAGGAGAGCGTGTCCAAGCTGAGGGAGCGCGGCATAGGTATTCTGATAACGGATCACAACGTGCGTGAGACGTTGAGTATAACCGACCGTGCGTACATAATGTACGAGGGTCGCATCGAGTTCTCCGGATCGCCGGACGAGATCGTGGGCAATGCCAAGGCGCGGGAAATCTACCTGGGCGAGTCGTTTACGCTATAGTGTGTGGCAGGATGCGATCGAATGCCGAGAACGGAGAACGGCCCGGATGAACATGAAGCTGAGACTGCACCAGGGCCTCTATCAACGCCAGCAGCTGGTGATGACGCAACGTCTCCAGCAGGCCTTGAAGCTGCTGCAGATTCCCACGCTTGAACTCGAACAGATCCTGCGGCAGGAGCTCCAGATCAACCCTCTGCTGGAGGAGTTCGATCCGAGCGAAGAAGACGAGCTGCAGGAAACGGAGGCGGAGAAGGAGGAACCCGAAGCGGCCTCGGAAGCGTCTCCCGCCGAAGCGCCGGTCGACTGGGACGAGTACTTCAAGGACGGCTTCAAGGACGGGACCTGGGAGCGCGAGCACGACGACGAGGATCGCCTCGAACGGCCCGCCCCGTCGGTCCTCACCGGCCAGCAGGAGATGACGGCACAGCTCTCGCTGGCCGTCGAGGATGAACTCGACCGCAAGATCGGCGAGTACCTCATCGGCAGCCTCGACGAGGCCGGCTACCTGACCTCTCCGTTGTCCGAGGCGGCCGCCCACTTCGATGTCGACGAGGAGCGCGTGGAGCACGTCCTGAAGGCCATCCAGGATTTCGACCCGCCCGGCGTGGGTGCCCGCGACATCCAGGAATGCCTGTTGCTCCAGCTGGGCGCGCGGGGGCGGGGGGACAGCCTCGAGGCCGAGGTCATCCGGAACCACTTCGAGGCGCTGAAGAACCGCAAGTTCGCCGATATCGCCCGCGAGATGAAGATCACGCCCCGGGAAGTCCAGGAGATCGCCGAACGCATAGGCGAGCTGGACCCCAAGCCCGGCATGACCACTTCGCAGGAGGGCGCGGCCTACATCACGCCCGACCTGATCGTGGAGAAGGTGGATGACGACTACGTGGTCTACCTGAACGACGGCAACATCCCGCGACTGCGCGTGAGCAACGCCTACGACGCGGTGCAGGCGGGCAAGAAGGGCGGCGACACGGATACGGTCCAGTTCATCGACGAGAAACGGCGCTACGCGGAATGGATCATCAAGACCATCGAACAGCGGCGGCGGACCATGATCAAGGTCATGGAGGCCATCGTCCGGGAACAGAAGGCGTTCTTCGTCTCCGGCGCCATCGCGCTGCGGCCCTTGACCCTGCAGCAGGTCGCCACGGAGATCGGCATGCACGAGTCGACGGTCTCGCGGGTCACCAAGCAGAAGTATTGCCAGACTCCCCGCGGCGTCTTTCCCCTGAAGTACTTCTTCTCCGCCGGGCTCGACACCGACGCGGGCGACGAGGTCGCCGCCAAGGCGGTCAAGGAGATGATACAGGAGATCGTGGCCGGCGAGAATACGTCCCGGCCGCTGTCGGACAAGAAGATCGTGGAATTGCTGTCGGTCAGCGGACTGAAGATCGCCCGGCGCACCGTGGCCAAGTACCGCGATCATCTGGGCATCCTGAACGCCAGGATGCGCAAGAAGTTCTAGTACCACGTCCACAAACCTACGTACCTGGAGGACGCCATGCAGTTGGAGATCAATAGCCGGCATTTCGCTCTCGGCGACGACATGCGCGACAAGATCGTGGAGAAGCTCGAGAACCTGGAGCGCTACAGCCCCACGGAGCCGGTCGGCGCGAGGATGACGCTGACCTTTGCCGGCGGACGCTTCACGGGCGATCTCACCTACAACATCAAGCACCATTCCTGCCACACCAAGGTCGAGCACGTCGAGCCGGACACCGCTGCCTACCTCGCCATCGAGAGCATCGAGCGCCAGCTGCGCCGGCACAAGGACAAGATGAAGGATCACCGGGGACGGGCGGCCGAGGGCGGCCTCGGCGAAGCCATGACCCTGCTGAGCGACAATCTGCTCGACAACAACGGATCGGCCATGACCAACGACGGATTCGTACTCAAGGACCTCACGCTGGCGGAGGCCAAGGAGGCCTATGCCCGGAGCGAGACCCCGTTCTTCGTCTTCCGCAACCTGGACACTGCGGAGGTGGCGGTCCTGTATCGCAAGGAAGACGGCCAGACGGGCGTGATGAAGCCAGAGTAACGTCATCCAGAGGCGATAAGTGATGAACCAGGTGACAGTGCAGAAGGTCTACGCGGACCTCGAGAATCCCCTGAAGATGACGTTGCTCACGGAGCTTCCCGAAGGCGACATCGCACTCGACGCGCCCGACGTGCACCGTCCGGGCA comes from the bacterium genome and includes:
- the kdsA gene encoding 3-deoxy-8-phosphooctulonate synthase, with protein sequence MGNVEVAGHQIGPGRSLFVIAGPCVLEDADEMLRLAGDVSAACRDAGLGVCFKSSYTKDNRTSGGSPRGPGREEGLRLLQRIKDAHGLPILTDIHHPEDAAVVAEVADILQIPAFLCRQSSLLEAAAAAGRVVNVKKGQFLAPGDMEHVAGKLRVAGCERILATERGTFFGYRDLVVDFRGHQIMHALGLPVVFDATHSVQSPGSSAGATGGKPELIPLLMRCGLAAGADAVFVETHHEPARALSDAGSQLPFARFAPLIDQAKRYRELYLEMTS
- a CDS encoding HAD hydrolase family protein, with translation MTTGDWPPRPTGDYRREASRRLADGLLETFARVKAIVLDCDGVMTSGELIYGPQGEALKAFHARDGLGLVLARTAGIKLGLLTGRASAIAARRAAELRFDAVKLGRFDKRCALTEIMREFSLPAARILYMGDDLIDIPVLDLVGLPVTVPEAPADVRDRCRYVTDAAGGAGAVREVTDLVLMSQGLLGDTLARLAETAWSPGEEKP
- a CDS encoding KpsF/GutQ family sugar-phosphate isomerase produces the protein MHDADVPRPDAEILDIGREVFAQQARELSALGDRLGPSFLAAVRTMQNCDGRVIVTGLGKSGIVARKLAATLTATGTPAHFIHPVEAIHGDLGVAGSGDVMLAISRSGENPEVTQLAGLARHFGMVMIALTGRMDSQLARLSDIVIPCGVSREACPLNLTPTTSATAAMVTGDAIALALLTLRGFDERDFAVYHPGGVLGRSLLLRVGELMHTGEEMPLVGLEASLRECLPELVGKRLGCACVVRGDGTLAGICADGDVKRILLEYDDPLEKPVSELMTPDPETIGADDLAVVALRRMEERKQGPITVLVVVDTDGKPVGLLHIHDILRAGIYGRGSVDESSR
- a CDS encoding lysophospholipid acyltransferase family protein; the protein is MLPVRMVPDEVSPVKRRFRRACYHRLAVCLSWAVRRLPTGAGRRLCTALVQAGLRLRNRERERARANLRLVFPELADTDRERLLGRSAAALGANLFDALTLDRWHARDYEGVSEDGAMAALRDLRARGRGVLVLTGHFGCWELLGGYLARGLAGLTVVTGTIHNPPVDRLVNDWRRGVGLTPVPREGGLRPLLQCLRGGGVAAVLLDQHTRVENVMVPFCGFPAPTPVGFARLALKLGTPVLPVVIGRRGSGHRVTHLPPLEPGDYVGAGAVEDFLADCNAALETCLRRNPAEWVWFHARWHVASKPGGSEPD
- the lptC gene encoding LPS export ABC transporter periplasmic protein LptC → MTHIIDMLFSTPLRPAALAAALILCVGLAGCTDNERVAATGELSADLPDQELFNTTIYDSKEGMRRWILQSDRLARYNDQDEAQLFGVHMDFYRANGLFSTLTSLRGRANLKTNDLFAWGEVVVVTRDGRRLETEELDYDDATGLISNEVFNRFTRGDNVMTGIGMEATPELDRFELKQSVEATIFDEEPVTGEIDRE
- the lptB gene encoding LPS export ABC transporter ATP-binding protein yields the protein MVLAGRGLRKVYRGRAVVDDVELEFREGEVTGLLGPNGAGKTTTFYIIVGFIRPEQGTVSLGGEDISRLPMYKRARKGIGYLPQESSIFRRLTVEENLMAILQTLPLKKAERVERMDELLEEMGITHIRRSRGYQLSGGERRRVEIARALVTRPRFMLLDEPFAGIDPIAVADLQESVSKLRERGIGILITDHNVRETLSITDRAYIMYEGRIEFSGSPDEIVGNAKAREIYLGESFTL
- the rpoN gene encoding RNA polymerase factor sigma-54, with protein sequence MNMKLRLHQGLYQRQQLVMTQRLQQALKLLQIPTLELEQILRQELQINPLLEEFDPSEEDELQETEAEKEEPEAASEASPAEAPVDWDEYFKDGFKDGTWEREHDDEDRLERPAPSVLTGQQEMTAQLSLAVEDELDRKIGEYLIGSLDEAGYLTSPLSEAAAHFDVDEERVEHVLKAIQDFDPPGVGARDIQECLLLQLGARGRGDSLEAEVIRNHFEALKNRKFADIAREMKITPREVQEIAERIGELDPKPGMTTSQEGAAYITPDLIVEKVDDDYVVYLNDGNIPRLRVSNAYDAVQAGKKGGDTDTVQFIDEKRRYAEWIIKTIEQRRRTMIKVMEAIVREQKAFFVSGAIALRPLTLQQVATEIGMHESTVSRVTKQKYCQTPRGVFPLKYFFSAGLDTDAGDEVAAKAVKEMIQEIVAGENTSRPLSDKKIVELLSVSGLKIARRTVAKYRDHLGILNARMRKKF
- the raiA gene encoding ribosome-associated translation inhibitor RaiA, with protein sequence MQLEINSRHFALGDDMRDKIVEKLENLERYSPTEPVGARMTLTFAGGRFTGDLTYNIKHHSCHTKVEHVEPDTAAYLAIESIERQLRRHKDKMKDHRGRAAEGGLGEAMTLLSDNLLDNNGSAMTNDGFVLKDLTLAEAKEAYARSETPFFVFRNLDTAEVAVLYRKEDGQTGVMKPE